The Dehalogenimonas sp. 4OHTPN genome window below encodes:
- a CDS encoding acetyl-CoA decarbonylase/synthase complex subunit delta, giving the protein MVIEIPKFNYTGSIRSVSLGGSDNTITVGGETCFPFYTFEGAMPYRPRIAMEVYDGAPVDWPEAAASPFADVLDDPVAWAQKCIEVYGAEMICLQLESTDPNGSNRSTPEATRVVQKVAAAVDVPLIVWGTANHDKDTEVLKAIAETIQNRRLVLGPVEEGDYKKISAAAMAYGHTVIASSPIDINLAKQLNILMGNLGVNPGNMIMDPTVSAIGYGIEYAYSVMERIRTAALTQQDDKLQLPLICNIAREIWKSKEAKVSEADDPRMGDPGRRGITLEAMSATILLLAGADILIMRHPEAIKLVKGIISDLSI; this is encoded by the coding sequence ATGGTCATCGAAATCCCAAAGTTCAACTACACTGGCAGCATTCGCTCTGTCTCGTTGGGCGGGAGTGACAATACCATTACCGTCGGGGGTGAGACCTGCTTCCCTTTTTATACCTTCGAAGGTGCCATGCCTTACCGACCCAGAATCGCCATGGAAGTTTACGACGGAGCTCCTGTTGATTGGCCTGAAGCAGCGGCCTCCCCATTTGCTGATGTACTCGACGATCCAGTGGCATGGGCTCAGAAATGCATTGAAGTCTACGGTGCGGAAATGATCTGCCTTCAACTCGAGAGCACCGATCCCAACGGCAGTAACCGCAGCACCCCAGAAGCTACTCGGGTGGTCCAAAAAGTCGCCGCTGCCGTCGATGTGCCGTTGATCGTCTGGGGCACCGCTAACCATGATAAAGACACCGAAGTGCTGAAGGCAATAGCCGAAACGATACAGAACCGCCGTTTAGTCCTTGGACCAGTCGAAGAAGGAGACTACAAGAAGATAAGCGCCGCGGCGATGGCTTACGGACACACCGTTATCGCCTCAAGCCCGATCGATATCAATCTGGCCAAGCAACTCAATATTCTGATGGGCAACCTGGGGGTCAATCCCGGCAATATGATCATGGACCCCACAGTCAGTGCTATTGGCTATGGAATAGAATATGCCTATTCGGTGATGGAGCGTATTCGCACGGCAGCGCTTACTCAGCAGGACGACAAGCTGCAGCTCCCCCTAATCTGCAACATCGCTCGCGAGATATGGAAATCAAAAGAGGCTAAGGTCTCAGAAGCGGATGATCCGCGCATGGGTGACCCGGGCAGGCGAGGCATCACGCTGGAAGCAATGAGCGCTACCATCCTGCTGCTAGCCGGGGCCGATATTTTGATAATGCGCCACCCGGAAGCAATCAAGTTGGTCAAGGGAATCATAAGTGACCTCAGTATCTAA
- the folD gene encoding bifunctional methylenetetrahydrofolate dehydrogenase/methenyltetrahydrofolate cyclohydrolase FolD: MTARIISGVEIAGQIREELKTEVAGLKERYGIVPGLATIIVGEDPASQSYVNSKVKACQALGIFSSNHPLPESTSESELLALVDTLNRDHRISGILVQVPLPKHIDESKVLVGISPEKDVDGFHPISVGRMVIGQPGFLSCTPAGIQQLLLRSGIKTSGSEVVIVGRSNIVGKPVANILMQKAQGANATVTICHSATRNIAAHTRRADILIAAIGKPRFITADMVKPGAVVIDVGTNEIGKTAEGKRILCGDVDFDNVKAVAGAITPVPGGVGPMTIVMLMANTVKAAKLAHGIS, encoded by the coding sequence ATGACGGCCAGGATTATCAGCGGCGTAGAGATCGCCGGTCAAATCCGTGAAGAACTGAAAACAGAGGTCGCCGGGTTGAAGGAGCGATATGGAATTGTACCGGGACTAGCTACTATCATCGTAGGCGAAGACCCAGCGTCTCAATCATACGTCAATTCGAAGGTCAAGGCATGCCAGGCGCTCGGAATATTTTCATCAAACCATCCGTTGCCGGAGTCGACCTCGGAGTCCGAACTGCTGGCGTTAGTTGATACTTTGAATCGAGACCACCGCATCAGCGGTATTCTAGTCCAGGTGCCCCTACCTAAACATATTGATGAGAGCAAGGTGCTGGTTGGCATAAGTCCGGAAAAGGACGTCGATGGTTTTCATCCTATTAGCGTCGGCCGCATGGTTATCGGGCAGCCCGGCTTCCTGTCCTGCACTCCAGCTGGCATCCAGCAATTACTGTTACGCAGCGGTATCAAGACATCCGGCTCCGAGGTGGTCATCGTCGGCCGCTCAAACATTGTTGGCAAGCCTGTGGCTAATATCCTGATGCAAAAGGCACAAGGAGCTAATGCTACTGTGACCATCTGTCACTCGGCCACCCGCAATATAGCCGCCCACACCCGCCGGGCTGACATCCTCATCGCCGCCATCGGCAAACCTCGCTTCATTACCGCCGATATGGTTAAACCGGGTGCCGTGGTGATCGATGTCGGCACCAACGAAATTGGCAAAACAGCTGAAGGGAAGCGTATCTTGTGCGGCGATGTCGATTTTGATAATGTTAAGGCTGTAGCAGGTGCCATTACCCCGGTTCCGGGCGGTGTCGGCCCGATGACTATCGTTATGCTGATGGCCAACACGGTAAAGGCTGCCAAACTCGCGCACGGAATTTCGTAG
- a CDS encoding AAA family ATPase: MTVSIAMAGKGGTGKTSVACLIIRHLLRHGGAPVLAVDADPAANLGLGLGLDVGKTVGQVLAGFNENKLLIPPGLSKEASLNIRLNETIVESRDVDLVTMGRGEGAGCYCFPNHVLKSFIDRLLPNYRHLVMDNEAGLEHLSRGTTESVDDLIIMSNHSVKGVRTVGTIVGLVGELKLNVRRKWVVLNQCPAEVDPLVAAELDRLGIGIDATIPEDRLVIEFDWHRRSLLEMPGDSLAVEAVSVLMDKIGSIRFNEVEI, encoded by the coding sequence ATGACGGTCTCGATTGCCATGGCGGGCAAGGGCGGCACGGGTAAAACCTCGGTTGCCTGCCTAATTATCCGTCACCTGTTGCGGCACGGAGGTGCTCCAGTGCTGGCGGTAGATGCCGACCCAGCAGCCAACCTGGGATTGGGGCTCGGTTTAGACGTCGGGAAAACGGTTGGCCAGGTACTTGCCGGTTTCAACGAGAACAAGCTGTTGATACCACCCGGGCTGTCTAAAGAGGCTTCTCTAAACATCAGACTCAATGAAACCATCGTTGAGAGCCGCGATGTCGATCTGGTTACAATGGGTCGAGGCGAGGGCGCCGGCTGTTACTGCTTTCCCAATCACGTACTGAAGAGCTTTATAGACCGCCTGCTGCCTAATTACCGTCACTTGGTTATGGACAATGAGGCAGGGCTGGAACACTTAAGCCGTGGCACGACCGAGAGTGTTGACGATTTAATTATCATGTCCAACCATTCGGTTAAAGGGGTTCGCACCGTCGGCACTATCGTCGGTCTGGTCGGCGAACTCAAACTTAACGTCAGGCGAAAATGGGTGGTTTTGAACCAGTGTCCGGCCGAGGTCGATCCGCTGGTGGCAGCCGAACTCGACCGGCTTGGCATCGGTATTGACGCCACCATTCCGGAGGACCGCTTAGTCATAGAGTTCGATTGGCACCGCCGATCCTTGTTAGAAATGCCTGGGGATTCTCTTGCGGTCGAGGCTGTCTCCGTTCTGATGGACAAGATTGGTTCGATTCGTTTTAACGAGGTTGAGATATGA
- a CDS encoding ASKHA domain-containing protein, protein MMSAENTHQVRFEPDGITVAADHGDNLLDVARRAGVGISASCGGDGVCGTCKVVIEQGEIETPPAAQLCNEEIARGVRLACRCRVMSDLVVSIVFEARAPASVGHLRSLVTREEMMSATGWRFAPPVFKLYLELPPPTIQDNSSDLTRLERALEQHGIEKPKLDIGLLKILASSLRDGEWKITLSFSKEPGGLRLTDVMPGDTRNALFGLAFDIGTTGVRGELLDLTEGRVLAQGVEYNAQRSYGDDVVSRIAYASKPDGLDTLQQAVVSTLNKLIGDMSRHAGIAQSHIAHIMVAGNTTMVQLLLGLDPTHLRLSPYVPTAAALPVLRAGDIGLDVSKATPINIIPSVASYVGGDIVSGLVGTGIFQRSETVLYIDIGTNGETVVGNEEWMVSAACSAGPAFEGGGIRHGMLATGGAIEGYRLDLATGHHEVTTVGGEKPRGICGAGLISVVAGLLLNGIINQKGKFSTGSSDRVRIGSDGLEYLLTPAKETGINRDIVLTEIDIDNLIRAKAAMYAGYLTLLRSVGLSFDRLDKVIVAGTFGSHLNVEDAVTVGLMPDIDRDKFIFVGNGSLLGTRLSSFSTELIEAGKRVARLVTNIELSENADFMENYTASMFLPHTDMRLFPSVAQRVETSAGEVTR, encoded by the coding sequence ATGATGAGCGCTGAAAACACGCATCAGGTCAGGTTCGAGCCGGACGGCATTACTGTAGCTGCCGACCACGGCGATAACCTGCTGGATGTAGCCCGCCGCGCCGGTGTCGGCATCTCCGCCTCCTGCGGCGGAGACGGCGTCTGCGGTACCTGCAAGGTGGTGATTGAACAAGGCGAGATCGAAACTCCGCCTGCCGCCCAACTATGCAACGAAGAAATCGCCAGGGGCGTCCGTCTGGCTTGCCGCTGCCGGGTAATGAGCGACCTCGTCGTTTCAATCGTTTTCGAAGCCCGTGCTCCCGCCTCGGTCGGTCATCTGCGCTCGCTGGTAACCCGCGAAGAAATGATGTCGGCTACCGGCTGGCGCTTTGCCCCTCCGGTATTTAAACTATACCTGGAGTTGCCGCCGCCTACCATTCAGGACAACTCCAGCGACCTGACCCGCCTAGAGCGTGCCCTGGAACAGCACGGCATCGAAAAACCCAAACTGGATATCGGTCTGTTGAAGATACTGGCGTCATCGCTTCGAGATGGCGAATGGAAGATCACTCTGAGCTTTTCAAAAGAACCTGGCGGCCTGCGCCTGACAGATGTCATGCCGGGCGATACCCGAAACGCTCTGTTCGGGCTGGCGTTCGATATTGGCACTACCGGCGTTCGCGGCGAACTCCTTGACCTGACCGAAGGAAGAGTGCTGGCCCAAGGTGTAGAATACAACGCCCAGCGCTCCTACGGAGACGACGTCGTCAGCCGCATTGCTTACGCCAGCAAACCCGACGGCCTGGACACCCTGCAGCAAGCCGTGGTTTCTACTCTGAACAAACTCATCGGTGATATGTCCCGGCATGCCGGTATCGCTCAGTCACACATCGCCCATATCATGGTCGCCGGTAATACCACTATGGTCCAACTTTTGCTCGGTCTCGACCCGACACATCTCCGGTTGTCGCCCTACGTGCCCACCGCGGCAGCGCTGCCCGTACTTCGCGCCGGAGATATCGGTCTCGATGTCAGTAAGGCTACTCCCATCAACATCATCCCCTCGGTTGCCAGTTATGTCGGGGGCGATATTGTCTCGGGACTCGTCGGCACCGGCATCTTTCAGCGCTCGGAAACGGTGCTTTACATCGACATCGGTACCAATGGTGAGACTGTGGTCGGCAATGAGGAATGGATGGTGTCCGCAGCCTGCTCCGCCGGTCCGGCTTTCGAAGGTGGCGGCATTCGTCACGGGATGCTGGCGACAGGCGGCGCAATAGAGGGTTACCGGCTCGATCTTGCCACCGGACATCATGAGGTTACCACAGTCGGCGGCGAAAAACCGCGCGGGATCTGCGGGGCCGGACTCATCAGTGTCGTCGCCGGATTGCTTTTAAACGGTATCATCAACCAAAAAGGGAAATTCTCTACAGGCTCATCCGACAGGGTCCGTATCGGTAGCGATGGCTTGGAGTACCTGTTAACGCCCGCTAAGGAAACCGGTATCAATCGGGATATTGTCCTGACCGAAATCGATATCGACAATCTAATTCGGGCAAAAGCGGCAATGTATGCCGGATACCTGACGCTCCTGAGGAGCGTTGGTCTTTCATTCGATAGGTTGGATAAGGTTATCGTCGCCGGTACTTTCGGCAGTCACTTAAATGTCGAAGACGCGGTAACCGTCGGCCTTATGCCGGATATTGACCGTGACAAATTTATCTTCGTCGGTAACGGCTCACTTTTAGGCACAAGGCTGTCATCATTTTCGACAGAACTCATCGAGGCCGGCAAGCGTGTCGCTCGACTGGTGACCAACATCGAACTTTCCGAGAATGCAGATTTCATGGAAAACTACACCGCCTCGATGTTCCTGCCCCACACCGACATGCGGCTCTTCCCCAGCGTGGCTCAGCGGGTGGAAACGTCTGCGGGTGAGGTGACTAGATGA
- a CDS encoding formate--tetrahydrofolate ligase, protein MLDPTKLADWRIAEEAERTMKSVSRLAADWGILDAELLPYGHHLGKVDYAAVLERLKDRPNGKYIDVTAITPTPLGEGKSTTTMGLVQGLAKRKGRVSGAIRQPSGGPTFNIKGSAAGGGLSQCIPLTPFSLGLTGDIDAVTNAHNLAMVAVTARLQHEAINTDEFLAKRGLHRLNIDPTNVTMRWVIDFCAQSLRDTIIGLGGKTDGFMMRSGFAISVSSEVMAILAVFTSLRDLRERIGRIVVAYDRQGKPVTTRDLEVDGAMTAWLVRASNPNLLQTMEGQPVMVHAGPFANIAVGQSSIVADQVALKLSDYHVTESGFGADIGFEKFWNIKCRVSGLKPNCAVIVATVRALKMHGGGPKVVPGKPLDAAYTEPNPALVEKGIVNLLAHIETVKKSGINPVVCVNHFHTDSPEEIAIVRRAAETAGARAAVSQHWLKGGEGSLELADAVIDACEELSDFKLLYEDSLPVRARIEKIAHEVYGADGVSYTPEAKARAEVIEADPSMQRFATCMVKTHLSLSHDPGLKGRPSGWILPIRDILVYNGAGFIVPVAGDIKLMPGTSSDPAFRRIDVDVETGKVKGLF, encoded by the coding sequence ATGCTTGACCCGACCAAGCTTGCCGACTGGCGGATCGCTGAGGAAGCCGAGAGAACGATGAAATCGGTATCCCGGTTGGCCGCCGACTGGGGTATTTTGGACGCGGAACTTCTGCCCTACGGCCATCATCTCGGTAAGGTGGACTATGCAGCGGTGCTGGAGCGGCTTAAAGACAGGCCCAACGGCAAATATATCGATGTCACCGCCATCACGCCGACGCCTCTTGGCGAAGGTAAGAGCACGACGACGATGGGCTTGGTTCAGGGCTTAGCTAAGAGGAAAGGCCGAGTCTCTGGTGCTATCCGCCAGCCTTCAGGCGGTCCTACGTTTAACATCAAGGGTTCAGCCGCCGGTGGCGGCCTGTCACAGTGCATCCCGCTGACGCCCTTTTCTCTGGGACTGACTGGAGACATTGATGCGGTGACCAATGCGCATAATCTGGCTATGGTAGCCGTCACCGCTAGGTTGCAGCACGAAGCAATTAATACCGATGAGTTTCTTGCTAAAAGAGGACTTCATCGGTTGAATATTGATCCTACCAACGTCACGATGCGCTGGGTGATAGACTTCTGTGCCCAATCTCTGCGGGACACCATCATCGGTCTGGGCGGCAAGACCGACGGATTCATGATGCGCTCAGGTTTCGCCATTTCGGTATCTTCCGAAGTTATGGCCATATTGGCCGTGTTTACAAGTCTACGCGACCTGCGAGAGCGCATCGGACGTATTGTTGTGGCATATGATCGCCAGGGGAAACCGGTAACAACCAGGGACCTCGAAGTTGATGGTGCCATGACCGCATGGCTGGTAAGGGCAAGTAACCCGAACCTGCTTCAGACTATGGAGGGTCAACCGGTAATGGTCCATGCCGGGCCATTTGCTAACATCGCCGTTGGGCAGTCCTCTATCGTTGCCGACCAGGTAGCGTTAAAGCTTTCGGACTACCACGTCACCGAGAGCGGCTTTGGCGCCGATATAGGCTTCGAGAAATTCTGGAACATCAAGTGCCGGGTGAGCGGCTTGAAACCCAATTGCGCTGTCATTGTCGCAACGGTGCGGGCGCTCAAGATGCACGGCGGCGGTCCAAAGGTAGTCCCGGGTAAACCGCTGGATGCGGCTTATACAGAGCCCAATCCGGCGTTAGTTGAAAAAGGTATTGTTAATTTATTGGCTCACATTGAGACCGTCAAGAAATCCGGCATAAATCCGGTGGTCTGCGTCAACCACTTCCATACCGACTCACCTGAGGAAATCGCTATCGTGCGGCGCGCTGCCGAGACCGCGGGGGCTAGAGCGGCGGTGTCCCAGCACTGGCTTAAAGGTGGAGAAGGATCTCTGGAACTAGCTGACGCCGTCATCGATGCCTGTGAAGAGCTTTCCGATTTCAAATTGCTCTACGAAGACTCCCTGCCTGTTAGAGCGCGTATCGAAAAGATCGCTCACGAAGTGTACGGCGCCGATGGCGTCAGCTATACGCCCGAGGCCAAAGCCAGGGCTGAAGTCATCGAGGCCGACCCGTCAATGCAGCGATTCGCCACTTGCATGGTCAAGACTCACCTCAGCCTGTCCCACGACCCCGGTCTCAAGGGGCGGCCTTCAGGCTGGATACTGCCCATCCGCGACATCCTGGTTTACAACGGAGCCGGGTTCATCGTACCCGTGGCCGGAGACATCAAGCTGATGCCCGGCACCTCTTCCGATCCGGCCTTCCGCCGTATCGATGTGGATGTCGAAACCGGCAAGGTCAAGGGATTGTTTTAG
- a CDS encoding AtpZ/AtpI family protein: protein MNRWQTGLQFIGIGWYISLTILGGILLGKWLDAKFGTEPLLLILGLFLGLFIAFYGAYRMMPRPSDKTK from the coding sequence ATGAACCGATGGCAAACCGGCCTGCAGTTCATCGGCATCGGCTGGTACATCAGCCTGACTATCCTGGGGGGAATCCTCCTGGGAAAGTGGCTTGACGCCAAGTTCGGGACCGAACCTCTGCTCCTGATCTTAGGTCTTTTTCTAGGCCTCTTCATAGCGTTTTACGGCGCCTACCGGATGATGCCGAGGCCGTCCGATAAGACCAAATAG
- a CDS encoding F0F1 ATP synthase subunit A, which produces MLAAEPKKKIIGLSKPVFIAFILVVLALSIVSMLAGAIGRAIIGDVGLPDWIIVDQPHPELPAEAIAHVGNIPITNTMLTAWISIAVLGTFFFLATRKMKLIPNRLQAMAESIINYLYGFCTDIAGEKHGRKFFPLMATIFLFVITNAWMNLIPGYGSILIDSEHGMVHLLRGANTDINFPLVLAVVSFVMVEYWGLKALGVFHYLGKFFNFKKFFRGWKELFTGKPKAGITDIFMGAIDIFIGLIELMSEFIRLLSFTFRLFGNMTGGEILLISMLFLAPFIVAIPFYILEIFVGYIQALIFAGLTLVFAFMAVTPHAAEDESHASTTHPEALVEGAHH; this is translated from the coding sequence GTGCTTGCAGCAGAGCCAAAAAAGAAGATAATCGGCTTATCCAAACCGGTCTTCATCGCTTTTATCCTCGTAGTGCTGGCGCTGTCTATCGTTAGCATGCTGGCCGGCGCAATCGGCCGGGCTATTATCGGCGACGTCGGACTGCCGGACTGGATCATCGTCGACCAACCGCACCCGGAACTACCTGCCGAAGCAATCGCTCATGTCGGCAACATCCCGATTACCAACACTATGCTCACCGCATGGATCAGCATCGCCGTGCTTGGCACCTTCTTCTTCCTGGCCACCCGTAAGATGAAGCTCATTCCAAACCGGCTGCAGGCGATGGCCGAGTCTATAATCAACTACCTCTATGGCTTCTGCACCGACATCGCCGGCGAAAAGCACGGCCGGAAATTCTTCCCGCTGATGGCCACCATCTTCCTGTTCGTCATCACCAACGCCTGGATGAACCTCATTCCGGGCTACGGCTCAATCCTCATCGACTCCGAACACGGGATGGTCCACCTGCTCCGCGGCGCCAACACTGACATCAACTTCCCGCTGGTGCTGGCGGTGGTTTCCTTCGTCATGGTGGAGTACTGGGGCCTCAAGGCTCTGGGAGTTTTCCACTACCTGGGCAAGTTCTTCAACTTCAAGAAATTCTTTCGCGGCTGGAAAGAACTGTTCACTGGCAAGCCCAAGGCCGGCATCACCGATATCTTCATGGGGGCCATCGACATCTTTATAGGTCTCATCGAGCTGATGTCCGAGTTCATCCGCCTGCTCTCCTTTACCTTCCGTCTTTTCGGCAACATGACCGGCGGCGAAATCCTGCTCATCTCCATGCTCTTCCTGGCGCCGTTCATCGTGGCCATCCCGTTCTACATCCTGGAAATCTTCGTCGGCTACATCCAGGCGCTCATCTTCGCCGGCCTGACCCTGGTCTTCGCCTTTATGGCGGTGACGCCGCATGCGGCCGAGGATGAATCTCACGCCTCGACCACTCACCCCGAGGCGCTGGTCGAAGGCGCCCATCATTAA
- the atpE gene encoding ATP synthase F0 subunit C: protein MEPEAVKLLAAGLAMGLGAIGPGIGLGILGMGAVNAVSRNPEAKGTIFTNFLFALALTEAVAIYALVVAIILIFVA, encoded by the coding sequence ATGGAACCTGAGGCGGTAAAACTCCTGGCAGCTGGTCTGGCAATGGGTCTGGGCGCTATCGGCCCCGGCATCGGCCTGGGCATCCTGGGCATGGGCGCGGTCAACGCGGTCAGCCGCAATCCCGAGGCTAAGGGCACCATCTTCACCAACTTCCTGTTCGCTTTGGCCCTGACCGAAGCCGTGGCCATCTATGCCCTGGTCGTGGCTATCATCCTGATCTTCGTCGCCTAG
- the atpF gene encoding F0F1 ATP synthase subunit B — translation MGPMGELGINLPSFIAQLVNFGILFLLLSVLAYKPILKMMDERSRRIKESLEQAEVMKAQAEKAQEEFKRQIAEASKQGQLVIERAAKTGDEIREKAKVEAQAEAEALLQRAKADIRRERDEVIDELRKEFADLTILAAGKVIGKSLDKTAHREMINQVLEESAGLRKN, via the coding sequence ATTGGACCCATGGGAGAACTAGGCATTAATCTGCCTTCTTTTATTGCGCAGCTGGTGAACTTCGGCATCCTGTTCCTGCTGCTTTCGGTGCTGGCCTACAAGCCCATCCTAAAAATGATGGATGAGCGCAGCCGCCGCATCAAGGAGAGCCTGGAGCAGGCCGAAGTCATGAAGGCGCAGGCGGAGAAGGCCCAAGAAGAATTCAAACGGCAGATCGCCGAGGCCTCCAAGCAGGGGCAACTGGTCATCGAGCGCGCCGCCAAGACCGGCGACGAGATCCGCGAGAAGGCCAAGGTGGAAGCCCAGGCTGAAGCCGAGGCGCTGCTGCAGCGGGCCAAGGCCGACATCCGGCGCGAGCGCGACGAGGTCATCGACGAACTGCGCAAGGAGTTTGCCGACCTGACCATCCTGGCGGCGGGCAAGGTTATCGGCAAGTCGCTGGATAAGACGGCTCACCGTGAAATGATCAACCAGGTGCTGGAAGAAAGCGCCGGGCTGAGAAAGAACTAG
- a CDS encoding F0F1 ATP synthase subunit delta, producing the protein MAKSAYALALRYGQAVFEIAAEHQNFNTWRDNLETLVRMVQDKDVLSFLENPRISIAKKRQVLEPKLKGVNPMAVNLLYLLAERSGLGMMPYIYADYNRRLDDLRGVAHATVTAAVPLSDAETAEIREKLGKMFGKHIEITARLDQSLLGGVVARVGDKVIDGSVSRRLQNLKREINQARL; encoded by the coding sequence TTGGCAAAGAGCGCCTACGCCCTGGCCCTGCGGTACGGCCAGGCGGTCTTTGAGATAGCCGCGGAGCACCAGAACTTCAACACCTGGCGCGACAACCTGGAAACGCTGGTGCGCATGGTGCAGGACAAGGATGTATTGTCTTTCCTCGAAAACCCGAGGATATCCATTGCCAAGAAGCGCCAGGTGCTGGAACCCAAGCTTAAGGGCGTCAACCCGATGGCGGTCAACCTGCTCTACCTGCTGGCCGAACGCAGCGGCCTGGGCATGATGCCGTACATCTACGCCGACTACAACCGCCGGCTGGACGACCTGCGGGGCGTGGCCCACGCTACAGTGACGGCGGCGGTGCCGCTGTCCGACGCCGAGACAGCCGAGATCCGCGAGAAGCTGGGCAAGATGTTCGGCAAGCACATCGAAATAACCGCCAGGCTCGACCAGTCGCTTTTAGGCGGCGTCGTCGCCCGGGTGGGCGACAAGGTCATCGACGGCAGCGTATCGCGCCGCCTGCAGAACCTCAAACGAGAAATTAACCAGGCCAGGTTGTAA
- the atpA gene encoding F0F1 ATP synthase subunit alpha: MAQQGLDIVAVIKEQIESFGAEVAVTDVGTVIEVGDGIARIHGLATAEYNELLEFPNGVMGIAMNLEEDSVAAILLGEDTLIKEGDEVRRTNRIIEVPVGPEMIGRVVNPLGQPVDGKGPIKTTAKRAVERVAPNVVTRKGVDTPVQTGIKAIDSMIPVGRGQRELIIGDRSTGKTAVALDTIINQKGGDLICIYVAIGQKTSKIAQIVGTLEKYGAMAHTIVVAASASDPAAFQYLAPFSGCAMGEEFMDNGKEALIVYDDLTKHAWAYRQLSLLLRRPPGREAYPGDVFYLHSRLLERAAKLNKENGGGSLTALPIIETQAQDVSAYIPTNVISITDGQIYLEPDLFNAGIRPALNVGISVSRVGSAAQTKAMKKVAGRLKLEMSQYQALAAFAQFGTSELDKATRAQIDRGQRITEVLKQLQYRPVAVENQVIIFYALLNGFLDDVPVAACAKFETDLYQFLAANYPNIGKTIAETKNFTPETETALKAALVEFKKSFVA, translated from the coding sequence ATGGCTCAACAAGGACTGGACATCGTCGCAGTCATTAAAGAACAGATCGAGAGCTTCGGCGCCGAGGTGGCGGTCACCGATGTCGGCACCGTCATCGAGGTCGGCGACGGCATCGCCCGCATCCACGGCCTGGCTACCGCCGAGTACAACGAACTGCTGGAGTTCCCCAACGGCGTCATGGGCATCGCTATGAACCTGGAAGAGGACTCCGTAGCCGCCATCCTGCTCGGCGAAGATACCCTGATCAAAGAGGGCGACGAAGTCCGGCGCACCAACCGCATCATCGAGGTGCCGGTAGGGCCGGAGATGATCGGCCGCGTGGTCAACCCGCTGGGCCAACCAGTCGACGGCAAGGGCCCGATCAAGACGACGGCCAAGCGCGCCGTGGAGCGCGTGGCGCCCAACGTAGTCACCCGCAAAGGCGTCGACACCCCGGTGCAGACCGGCATCAAGGCCATCGACTCCATGATCCCGGTCGGCCGCGGCCAGCGCGAACTCATCATCGGCGACCGCTCAACCGGCAAGACCGCCGTGGCCCTGGACACCATTATCAACCAGAAGGGCGGCGACCTTATCTGCATCTACGTGGCTATCGGTCAGAAAACCTCCAAGATCGCCCAGATCGTGGGCACACTGGAAAAGTACGGCGCCATGGCCCATACCATCGTGGTGGCGGCTTCGGCCTCCGACCCGGCTGCCTTCCAGTACCTGGCGCCGTTCTCCGGCTGCGCCATGGGCGAGGAGTTCATGGACAACGGCAAAGAGGCCCTCATCGTCTACGACGACCTGACCAAGCACGCCTGGGCTTACCGCCAGCTTTCGCTGCTGCTGCGCCGCCCGCCGGGCCGCGAGGCTTATCCCGGCGACGTATTTTACCTGCACTCCCGGCTGCTGGAGCGCGCCGCCAAGCTCAATAAAGAAAACGGCGGCGGCTCGCTGACGGCGCTGCCGATCATCGAGACCCAGGCGCAGGACGTTTCGGCCTACATCCCAACCAACGTCATTTCCATCACCGACGGCCAGATCTACCTGGAGCCCGACCTGTTCAACGCCGGCATCCGGCCGGCCCTGAACGTGGGTATCTCCGTTTCACGCGTAGGCTCGGCGGCCCAGACCAAGGCCATGAAGAAGGTAGCCGGCCGCCTCAAGCTGGAAATGTCCCAGTACCAGGCTCTCGCCGCCTTCGCCCAGTTCGGCACGTCGGAACTGGACAAGGCCACCCGCGCCCAGATCGACCGCGGCCAGCGCATCACCGAGGTGCTGAAGCAGCTTCAGTACCGACCGGTGGCGGTTGAGAACCAGGTCATCATCTTCTACGCCCTATTGAACGGCTTCCTGGACGACGTCCCGGTGGCGGCCTGCGCCAAGTTCGAGACCGATCTCTACCAGTTCCTGGCGGCCAATTACCCGAACATCGGCAAGACTATCGCCGAGACCAAGAATTTCACCCCGGAGACGGAGACGGCCTTGAAGGCCGCCCTGGTGGAGTTCAAAAAGAGTTTTGTGGCTTAG